From a single Pyruvatibacter sp. genomic region:
- a CDS encoding CHAT domain-containing tetratricopeptide repeat protein, producing MIFPNRFVVASLSMRLLMLVCAAGIVAGCETIADGVGFGAGGASASGLPEALDLGVSADAEQCRATRRVDVSLEGLGAQYDVFCGAWRRPAGVIQVFPEESEAQLAGLMSGCSEPTDDTDIAGGLSCPGSSSGDLFRDVAVRDAGNGLASAGRGLPALLPVMRRGVAAIVGKEAPVELSASEIEGLPGVVALQDQEVLRRRGHKRNASFRFALAAEDFARAASIQDGLFGGDPVRRADISLDLALNLSSQGRFAEAEALLDENDILLSKLGTPWLSDKLVNYRAVHLLNKGSLREAQALAEGDFSTQTSGDVSDFEFATAGALSSISPRAAEFVNQRRGQDVPPLYSDSELEPGIRATVLKAHRAYILAAVLDLRGREGAAQALDEAAARVAAAPAGSAAWLQALIGEKRALIALRAGRAGSAEAQLRSILADWRTREPRSLLTAQLLSSLGRAQAAQGDTDSALASYREAFELYSNVEGSFGVSPDRAGEYLALLADRAQGGVNTAATLEYLNAFEDVVEPRAAAAMAQAAARLSSDTAAVEIRVLQDAERALADAQKLLQEEAGSADPQRLAELRELADAAETALLEAEDAARRAQPQYMQLVNKGASAQDLVDAVRPGEAFVAFSATSSGGFGYAVFDGAVRPFRTDLTSDEASRLIKRLRLTLRSRRGGTVPYAVAQAHEVFLGVFGPVHDDMKAAGVETLVFSPRGSMGSMPPAALVTELPTDGGAMRDRDYGSIAWLARDYAFISAPSAGSFVATRRTQREPATGGITVFGPPPPPRNTDDWINNYAKRMVAAGRPERCGSVFAGQPNLQAPLTPLAPGVARGFNRRTVSGSNFTEQSVLNDPSVRDSQVLVFVTHGFFGDGFCITEPALLTSMGDEGDALLSATEILDMKISADLVFLAACDTARTGEGAEGLAALFDGAQLDGLVRSFIYAGARAVLATHWVADDKAADAVTTQFFAEARGNAMHLALRNAQTSLMEQSDTAHPYYWAPYVVIGDATHALAAGS from the coding sequence GTGATATTTCCCAACCGCTTTGTTGTGGCGTCCCTGTCGATGCGGCTGCTTATGCTGGTATGCGCGGCGGGTATTGTTGCGGGGTGTGAAACCATTGCCGACGGCGTTGGGTTCGGGGCAGGTGGTGCCAGTGCCAGCGGTTTGCCGGAGGCGCTTGATCTTGGGGTCAGTGCGGATGCTGAACAATGCCGGGCTACCCGACGTGTTGATGTGAGTCTTGAAGGGCTTGGTGCCCAGTATGATGTTTTCTGTGGCGCGTGGCGCAGGCCCGCTGGCGTCATTCAGGTGTTTCCCGAGGAAAGTGAGGCGCAACTTGCAGGCCTGATGTCCGGCTGCAGCGAGCCTACGGATGATACTGACATCGCGGGTGGATTGTCGTGTCCGGGCAGTTCGTCCGGAGACCTGTTTCGCGACGTTGCGGTGCGTGACGCGGGCAACGGGCTTGCGAGTGCGGGCCGTGGGTTGCCGGCGCTGTTGCCGGTGATGCGGCGCGGGGTTGCGGCAATTGTAGGCAAGGAAGCGCCGGTTGAGTTGTCGGCAAGTGAGATTGAAGGCCTGCCTGGTGTTGTGGCGTTGCAGGATCAGGAGGTTCTGCGGCGGCGCGGACACAAGCGCAATGCGTCGTTCAGGTTTGCGCTCGCGGCGGAAGACTTTGCGCGGGCGGCCTCCATTCAGGATGGCCTGTTTGGCGGGGACCCGGTACGCCGTGCCGACATTTCCCTTGATCTGGCCCTCAATCTTTCGAGCCAGGGCCGCTTTGCCGAAGCCGAGGCGCTGCTGGATGAAAACGACATTCTGCTCAGCAAACTGGGTACGCCGTGGTTGAGCGACAAGCTGGTGAACTATCGTGCGGTACACCTGCTCAACAAAGGCTCTCTGCGGGAGGCGCAGGCGCTTGCCGAGGGTGATTTTTCAACACAGACAAGCGGTGACGTGTCTGATTTTGAGTTTGCGACGGCGGGGGCGCTGAGCAGCATCAGTCCGCGGGCGGCTGAGTTTGTGAACCAGCGGCGCGGGCAGGATGTGCCGCCGCTCTATTCGGACAGCGAACTTGAACCGGGCATCCGTGCCACTGTGCTCAAGGCGCACCGAGCCTACATTCTGGCGGCGGTACTTGATTTGCGTGGGCGCGAGGGCGCAGCGCAGGCGCTGGATGAGGCCGCTGCGCGGGTGGCTGCGGCCCCGGCGGGTTCAGCGGCTTGGTTGCAGGCGCTGATTGGTGAAAAGCGCGCGCTGATTGCTCTGCGCGCCGGACGAGCGGGATCAGCGGAGGCGCAGCTTAGATCTATTCTGGCAGACTGGCGCACGCGCGAGCCGCGCTCGCTGTTGACGGCGCAGTTGTTGTCCAGCCTGGGTCGTGCGCAGGCGGCTCAGGGTGATACCGACTCGGCGCTTGCGTCATATCGGGAGGCGTTTGAGCTTTATTCCAACGTCGAAGGGTCGTTTGGTGTTTCACCAGACAGGGCGGGTGAGTATCTGGCGCTGCTCGCAGACCGCGCGCAGGGCGGGGTCAATACGGCGGCCACGCTTGAATATCTCAATGCCTTTGAAGATGTGGTTGAGCCGCGTGCTGCCGCCGCGATGGCGCAGGCTGCGGCCCGCCTTTCATCCGACACGGCGGCGGTTGAGATTCGCGTTCTGCAGGATGCGGAACGAGCATTGGCTGATGCCCAGAAGCTGTTGCAGGAAGAAGCAGGCAGCGCCGATCCGCAACGGCTGGCGGAGTTGCGCGAGCTTGCAGATGCAGCCGAAACAGCCCTGCTTGAGGCGGAGGATGCCGCCCGCCGGGCCCAGCCGCAATATATGCAGCTCGTCAACAAGGGGGCGTCTGCGCAGGACCTCGTGGATGCGGTGCGGCCCGGTGAAGCGTTTGTTGCGTTCTCGGCCACCAGTTCGGGCGGGTTTGGTTATGCGGTGTTTGACGGTGCTGTGCGACCGTTCCGGACTGATCTTACAAGTGATGAAGCCTCACGCCTGATAAAGCGATTGCGTTTGACATTACGCAGCCGACGCGGCGGCACGGTTCCTTATGCGGTGGCGCAGGCGCATGAGGTTTTTCTCGGCGTGTTCGGCCCGGTGCATGATGACATGAAGGCGGCGGGCGTTGAGACACTTGTGTTTTCACCGCGCGGCTCCATGGGGTCCATGCCGCCCGCGGCCCTGGTAACAGAGCTTCCGACAGATGGTGGGGCCATGCGCGACCGCGACTATGGCAGCATTGCCTGGCTGGCGCGGGATTATGCGTTTATTTCAGCGCCGAGCGCCGGCAGTTTTGTGGCGACGCGGCGCACCCAGCGCGAGCCGGCAACGGGCGGCATTACGGTGTTTGGTCCGCCGCCGCCGCCGCGCAACACTGATGACTGGATCAACAACTATGCCAAGCGGATGGTTGCGGCCGGGCGGCCTGAGCGATGCGGCAGCGTCTTTGCGGGGCAGCCAAACCTCCAGGCACCTTTGACACCGCTTGCGCCGGGCGTTGCGCGCGGTTTCAACCGACGTACCGTGTCAGGCAGCAATTTCACCGAGCAGTCGGTCCTGAATGATCCGTCGGTGCGCGACAGTCAGGTGCTGGTATTTGTCACGCATGGTTTTTTTGGCGATGGATTTTGCATTACCGAGCCTGCCCTGCTGACAAGCATGGGCGACGAAGGCGATGCGCTGTTGTCAGCAACTGAAATTCTCGACATGAAGATTTCAGCCGATCTGGTTTTTCTTGCGGCCTGCGATACGGCACGCACGGGCGAAGGAGCGGAGGGGCTTGCCGCGCTGTTTGATGGCGCTCAGCTGGACGGGTTGGTGCGCAGTTTCATTTATGCGGGCGCACGCGCCGTGCTGGCCACGCACTGGGTGGCGGATGACAAAGCAGCGGATGCCGTCACCACGCAGTTTTTTGCTGAAGCGCGCGGCAATGCCATGCATCTGGCGCTGCGCAATGCTCAGACATCTTTGATGGAACAAAGCGATACTGCGCACCCGTATTACTGGGCACCCTATGTCGTGATTGGTGATGCCACTCACGCATTGGCGGCGGGCAGTTAG
- a CDS encoding filamentous hemagglutinin N-terminal domain-containing protein, which produces MMYRPSRNRSRTVSNLMIGLLGSVSLMALLASPARATPANGVFVAGGAGGSIVPSGGDVTVNTGTDPRTVITWDSFNIDNGDTVLFNQLNNQSIAVNKVTGPVAQSTIDGILQSNGHVWILNPAGVAFGANANVDVGALLATTADIDTATFMATDPTTGTFTFTDTGGTGAIMVANGADLDTTGLLALVAPMVSNAGDLTSSHGDVLLGGAEAFRIKFASTSRNAGAFNELLVTDFIIDGGSTTAAAGGDVVHQTSTGRAVGGRIIADASRVGGGAFLNMEGLVEAQNVGTLSGDVMLLGGSDIAAGVVGATATDAVKTDNMTIVAPGTATVQGTAVTIGNGAGPLSTGGSMLSTPGTVAITGTTGDVTLVADIRATTGSLTVSAANGNVDAAELTSSGDLSVTARDIDLANGNTTGATTVVRSTAGSVSLTATAGDISKVGGIVDIDAGTNVVLSGPVTGATSAWVIDFVPGTVTTDDVNVQFFRIGSTGNIATGDITASQSAEAVSAAGTVSVGNISSNNNITLSGTDIDLTGAGGSLQSTGGVVSVTATGGAGNNISAAGGIDIDADSVVLSGATTGTAIDIDADNGTVTANAVTATGTSVSIDATGNIDVDDVTATATGIARVVSSAGEVDVGDVTGNLGVTISGTDVDLTGPNGRVIAGGGVTAITATGGGANNISSAGAIDIDGAVVTLSGATSAVGNLDITSAAGTTASDISGGGVVVVRSIAGPVDVDNVTGTGTVQVIANANAVDVGNVTGPGGITISGTDVDLTGAGGLLQSTNGLVSVTASGGGANNISSAGDIDIDGDSVSLTGAMIGTTVDIDADNGTVIANSVTASAGAASIDATGNIDVDDVSGATTARVVSGTGEVDLGDISGTTGVTVSGTDVDLTGTNGSVQSSDGAVSLTASGAGVADNISAGGAMDVDGNSVVISGAVNATSVDIDADTTTVTANNVTATTGTVSIDAVGDIDVDDVSAVLTARVVSGTGAVDVGDISGGTGVTVAGTDVDLTGTNGSLQSLAGAVSVTASGGGANNISSAGAIDIDGDSVSLTGTTTGTTVDIDADNGTVTTNNVTATTGAASIDATGNIDVDDVSAATTARVVSSAGAVDVAGVSGGTGVTVGGTDIDMTGSINAGTGTASLAASAGDISTPGLFDVDGGAIVLTGPVNAGTGLDLDATAGGITATGGDMISVAGNADLTATGAASVEGIKVPGDISIKAAAINYSGTLMSQGNVLLNAMSGGLFGSPTSAVMAPAGGLSATALGGPLTLNNVSILNNLSAIGGSVTMTGTSPIGGTATLQALTGNVHVAGNVNAAGGIVLIEAPAGTAIINEIASSGSITLTVLDLDLSGTISAGDQFNLSPSGTGNTIILGGSGGTDGVTLRRPQGFTLDASELTRIAASRLQFDAGNNDLALLDATFDPTSLQSLVLGADANARIIAAGNIRGLPNLQLGFVDGSTQARPELVLVSGSLGGAGLGQRLKSLRIESADNIVIGTQKFLEAFEAAPGGLDLATLGEPDLARFGGTQDHVFIAVDQLRLFAPGEIAQLNTGTGSKGAGIVFGEAPIGEGTIEKAATGPERVNLFGVVINTAGERVTGFEAGLEPNILGPGLTQHGELRLNLCVIGDSSSCSIAILREAQESARSRNSALSSLTNTVFFSFEDDSDNDDDEDDDLGGVAGAGNEGLWGIGQ; this is translated from the coding sequence ATGATGTACCGTCCCTCCCGGAACCGCAGCCGGACAGTCAGCAATCTGATGATCGGCCTGTTGGGCAGTGTCTCGTTGATGGCGCTTCTTGCGTCTCCCGCACGCGCAACGCCAGCCAACGGAGTATTTGTGGCAGGCGGAGCCGGCGGCAGCATCGTGCCGTCGGGCGGAGATGTTACGGTCAACACCGGAACGGATCCTCGCACTGTCATCACCTGGGACTCGTTCAACATCGACAACGGGGACACAGTCCTCTTCAACCAGCTCAACAATCAGTCGATTGCGGTGAACAAGGTGACGGGGCCCGTCGCGCAAAGCACCATCGACGGGATTTTGCAGTCAAACGGGCATGTGTGGATTCTCAATCCCGCAGGTGTTGCTTTCGGTGCCAATGCCAATGTGGATGTGGGTGCGTTGCTGGCCACGACGGCTGATATCGACACTGCAACATTCATGGCAACCGACCCGACAACGGGCACGTTCACATTTACGGATACCGGCGGCACAGGTGCCATCATGGTTGCCAACGGGGCCGATCTGGACACGACTGGCCTTCTTGCACTGGTGGCGCCGATGGTCAGCAATGCAGGTGATTTGACATCATCTCACGGCGACGTGCTGCTGGGTGGCGCTGAGGCATTCCGCATCAAGTTTGCCAGTACGTCGCGCAACGCTGGTGCTTTCAACGAACTGCTGGTCACTGATTTTATCATCGATGGTGGTTCCACCACGGCTGCTGCGGGTGGCGACGTGGTGCACCAAACGTCCACCGGTCGTGCCGTTGGCGGGCGGATAATCGCCGATGCGTCGCGTGTCGGCGGCGGGGCCTTCCTCAACATGGAAGGCCTGGTGGAAGCACAGAATGTTGGCACGTTGTCTGGTGACGTGATGCTGCTGGGCGGCTCGGACATAGCGGCCGGTGTTGTGGGTGCCACCGCCACAGATGCGGTCAAGACGGACAACATGACCATCGTTGCACCAGGAACAGCCACTGTTCAGGGCACGGCGGTAACCATCGGCAATGGCGCAGGCCCGCTGAGCACGGGCGGCAGTATGCTGAGCACACCGGGCACGGTGGCGATCACCGGCACAACCGGTGATGTCACGCTTGTGGCGGATATTCGCGCGACCACAGGATCACTGACCGTGAGTGCTGCCAACGGAAATGTGGACGCTGCGGAACTCACCTCAAGCGGTGATCTGTCTGTTACCGCGCGCGACATTGACCTTGCCAATGGCAATACCACTGGCGCTACAACAGTGGTGCGCAGCACGGCGGGATCAGTGTCACTGACGGCCACAGCGGGCGATATCTCCAAGGTCGGCGGCATTGTCGATATTGATGCAGGCACCAATGTTGTGTTGTCAGGTCCGGTCACCGGTGCGACCTCGGCCTGGGTCATCGACTTTGTGCCGGGGACGGTCACAACCGATGACGTCAACGTTCAGTTCTTCCGCATCGGCAGCACCGGCAACATTGCGACGGGCGACATAACAGCCAGTCAGTCTGCGGAGGCCGTATCTGCGGCGGGCACTGTGAGTGTTGGCAATATCTCAAGCAACAACAACATCACGTTGTCGGGAACAGATATTGATCTGACGGGCGCAGGTGGCTCGCTGCAATCAACCGGCGGTGTGGTATCGGTTACGGCCACCGGCGGTGCAGGCAACAATATTTCGGCTGCGGGAGGCATAGATATTGATGCCGACAGCGTTGTCCTGTCAGGCGCGACCACCGGCACGGCCATCGATATTGATGCGGATAACGGCACCGTTACCGCCAACGCCGTTACGGCCACCGGGACAAGTGTCTCCATTGATGCAACCGGCAATATCGACGTGGACGATGTAACAGCTACCGCGACGGGTATCGCGCGTGTTGTGTCGAGCGCTGGCGAGGTTGATGTTGGTGATGTGACCGGCAACCTTGGCGTTACGATTTCAGGCACGGATGTCGATCTGACCGGACCCAACGGCAGGGTCATCGCTGGCGGTGGCGTCACCGCGATCACTGCCACCGGGGGTGGGGCCAACAACATTTCGTCCGCCGGTGCCATTGATATTGATGGTGCTGTCGTGACGCTCTCAGGCGCAACGAGTGCAGTCGGAAATCTTGACATCACAAGCGCCGCCGGAACAACGGCAAGTGACATTTCGGGTGGCGGCGTGGTGGTGGTGCGGTCAATTGCAGGTCCGGTTGACGTGGACAATGTCACCGGCACAGGCACCGTTCAGGTTATTGCCAATGCCAATGCGGTGGACGTCGGCAATGTGACCGGCCCCGGGGGCATCACAATCTCAGGCACGGATGTTGACCTGACAGGTGCGGGCGGGTTGCTGCAATCAACCAACGGCTTGGTTTCGGTGACTGCATCCGGCGGTGGTGCCAACAACATCTCATCGGCGGGTGACATTGATATCGACGGTGACAGCGTCAGCCTGACGGGAGCGATGATCGGCACGACAGTTGATATCGACGCAGACAACGGCACGGTTATCGCGAATAGTGTGACGGCCTCTGCCGGCGCTGCTTCGATTGATGCAACCGGGAACATTGATGTGGATGACGTCTCCGGTGCGACGACGGCGCGTGTGGTTTCAGGCACCGGCGAAGTTGATCTGGGCGATATTTCCGGCACTACGGGTGTCACGGTCTCCGGCACGGACGTGGATCTGACAGGCACCAACGGGTCTGTTCAGTCATCTGATGGTGCTGTTTCTTTGACGGCGTCCGGTGCTGGCGTTGCTGACAACATCAGTGCGGGCGGCGCTATGGACGTTGATGGCAACAGCGTCGTGATTTCCGGCGCCGTCAATGCCACGAGCGTGGACATTGACGCGGATACGACAACCGTCACGGCGAACAACGTCACCGCCACGACCGGCACGGTCTCAATTGATGCTGTGGGCGATATCGATGTTGATGACGTTTCGGCTGTATTGACCGCGCGTGTTGTATCGGGCACAGGCGCCGTTGATGTGGGTGATATCTCCGGCGGAACCGGTGTCACTGTAGCAGGCACTGACGTTGATCTGACCGGTACCAACGGGTCGCTTCAGTCACTTGCCGGTGCGGTTTCGGTGACCGCATCCGGCGGTGGTGCCAACAACATCTCATCGGCAGGTGCCATCGATATTGACGGTGACAGTGTCAGCCTGACGGGGACGACGACTGGCACGACAGTAGATATCGACGCAGACAACGGCACCGTAACGACCAACAACGTGACGGCGACCACAGGTGCAGCATCCATTGATGCGACGGGTAACATTGACGTGGACGATGTATCTGCGGCCACTACTGCGCGGGTTGTCTCAAGCGCTGGCGCAGTTGACGTGGCGGGTGTTTCGGGCGGCACGGGAGTGACGGTTGGTGGCACCGACATTGACATGACCGGCAGCATCAACGCCGGCACGGGAACCGCGAGCCTTGCTGCGAGTGCCGGAGATATTTCAACGCCGGGCCTGTTTGATGTGGATGGGGGCGCGATCGTGCTGACGGGGCCGGTCAATGCGGGCACTGGCCTGGATCTTGACGCGACCGCAGGCGGCATCACCGCGACAGGTGGCGACATGATATCGGTTGCGGGCAATGCGGACCTGACGGCAACCGGCGCAGCGTCGGTTGAGGGCATCAAGGTGCCGGGCGACATCTCGATCAAGGCGGCGGCAATTAACTATTCCGGCACGCTGATGAGCCAGGGAAATGTGCTCCTCAATGCCATGAGCGGCGGGTTGTTCGGTAGTCCGACAAGCGCAGTCATGGCGCCAGCCGGGGGACTTTCCGCTACAGCGCTTGGCGGACCGCTTACGCTCAATAATGTCAGTATACTGAATAATCTGTCTGCCATTGGCGGGTCGGTCACCATGACAGGCACCTCTCCGATTGGTGGTACGGCAACGCTACAAGCACTTACGGGCAACGTGCATGTGGCCGGCAACGTCAATGCGGCAGGTGGCATTGTGCTCATTGAGGCGCCGGCTGGCACTGCTATCATCAACGAGATCGCGTCATCGGGCAGCATTACACTGACGGTGCTGGACCTTGACCTATCCGGCACGATTTCCGCGGGCGATCAATTCAATCTGTCACCGTCGGGAACGGGCAACACAATCATTCTGGGTGGGTCCGGCGGTACAGACGGAGTGACGCTGCGCCGCCCGCAAGGCTTTACGCTGGACGCATCTGAACTGACAAGAATCGCTGCATCCAGGCTTCAGTTTGACGCGGGCAACAATGATCTGGCGCTGCTGGACGCGACGTTTGACCCAACGTCGCTTCAGTCGCTGGTGCTCGGGGCAGATGCAAATGCGCGGATTATCGCAGCCGGAAACATCCGCGGCCTGCCCAACCTTCAGCTTGGCTTTGTCGATGGCTCTACACAGGCGCGTCCTGAGCTGGTGCTGGTTTCCGGATCACTCGGGGGTGCCGGTCTTGGCCAACGGCTGAAGTCGCTGCGGATTGAAAGTGCCGACAACATTGTGATCGGCACGCAGAAGTTTCTGGAAGCGTTTGAAGCAGCGCCCGGCGGGCTTGATCTGGCAACACTTGGCGAACCTGATCTGGCACGCTTTGGCGGAACGCAGGATCATGTGTTTATCGCAGTTGATCAGTTGCGGTTGTTCGCGCCGGGCGAAATTGCACAGTTGAATACCGGCACCGGGTCGAAAGGCGCGGGCATTGTTTTTGGTGAGGCGCCCATAGGTGAGGGTACGATAGAGAAAGCTGCGACCGGGCCTGAGCGGGTCAATCTTTTCGGAGTTGTCATCAATACAGCCGGCGAGCGCGTGACCGGCTTTGAAGCAGGTCTTGAGCCCAATATTCTGGGGCCTGGTCTTACGCAGCATGGCGAGCTGCGTCTCAACCTGTGTGTGATTGGCGACTCGTCAAGCTGTTCTATTGCCATTCTGCGCGAGGCTCAGGAGAGCGCACGGTCACGCAACAGCGCACTGAGCAGTCTCACCAACACGGTGTTTTTCAGCTTTGAAGACGACAGCGATAATGACGACGATGAGGATGATGACCTGGGCGGCGTTGCGGGCGCTGGTAATGAAGGCTTGTGGGGGATTGGTCAGTGA
- a CDS encoding ShlB/FhaC/HecB family hemolysin secretion/activation protein, translating into MQFITGFLGLGAHFVRHFAILALAVVWAGFAGGCSLLPAMGAGPADATATTPVTADAAAPRLTLERIDIERVSDLPQQTGVSDTELLVAADGLTGSTVTLEDLRAIATRMESIFRDAGYPYVRVVLPPQKVEDGAITLQVIEGQIEGIVVLGDSAVAKRQAEAQLAKLEGLGPVPVSQVEQAVVALSDVPGLNARVSLARGTQGPGTMRLIAEAEREEPRFLINMHNWGSPSLGREGATALVRIPGIALFGDELQASFFTTREWGEQFVGQLAYERALTGSGLKVRIEGTYGEAEPSGNVATLGATSRSITGKIEVSHPLYRDRTSLVEMYGGLDYSDLKGELFQQTVLLSDDRVRVVYLGAETESKWDGWSFDTWVEARKGVGILRASKKGDANLARPEARPNAWSLLAETNITSPTYETFRLDLRGTGQHARDPLMAVEEFSFGNYTIVRGYDPGAASGDSAIAGAFELSGLGYRPFNDGTHVEFFGFFDVGQYWNRDAFAVERRTLASWGVGTRVDIAEYARAEFTYAQPLREPRGLGEGVEGPRVLFSLTANIGHLAKDAYGAAAGVAAGFVPNGLFSGGDTQ; encoded by the coding sequence ATGCAATTCATCACGGGGTTCTTGGGTCTGGGGGCGCATTTCGTGCGGCATTTTGCCATTTTGGCACTGGCGGTGGTTTGGGCCGGCTTCGCAGGGGGCTGCTCGCTGCTACCTGCTATGGGTGCCGGTCCTGCGGATGCCACGGCTACAACGCCTGTCACCGCCGACGCTGCGGCTCCCCGCCTGACGCTTGAGCGCATCGACATTGAACGGGTCAGCGACCTGCCGCAGCAAACCGGCGTCTCAGATACTGAACTGCTGGTTGCTGCCGATGGTCTGACCGGAAGCACTGTCACCCTTGAAGATTTGCGGGCAATCGCCACGCGTATGGAAAGCATTTTCCGCGACGCGGGCTATCCGTATGTGCGTGTGGTGTTACCGCCCCAGAAAGTGGAGGACGGTGCGATCACGCTTCAGGTGATCGAAGGGCAGATTGAAGGCATTGTTGTGCTGGGTGACAGCGCTGTGGCCAAGCGTCAGGCGGAAGCGCAGCTTGCCAAACTTGAGGGCCTTGGTCCGGTGCCGGTGTCGCAGGTCGAGCAGGCGGTGGTCGCGTTGTCGGATGTGCCGGGGTTGAATGCCCGTGTGTCGCTTGCGCGCGGTACGCAGGGACCAGGCACGATGCGCCTCATTGCAGAGGCTGAACGTGAAGAGCCGCGTTTTCTCATCAATATGCATAACTGGGGGTCTCCCAGTCTGGGGCGGGAGGGGGCGACCGCGCTGGTTCGCATACCCGGCATTGCGCTGTTCGGGGATGAACTTCAGGCTTCGTTCTTTACCACGCGCGAATGGGGCGAACAGTTTGTCGGGCAGCTTGCCTATGAGCGGGCGCTAACGGGCTCCGGTCTCAAGGTGCGTATCGAAGGCACCTATGGGGAAGCTGAACCCAGCGGCAATGTGGCGACGCTTGGGGCTACGTCACGCAGCATTACAGGCAAAATCGAGGTCAGCCATCCGCTTTACCGGGACCGTACTTCGCTGGTGGAAATGTATGGCGGCCTCGACTACTCAGACCTCAAGGGCGAGCTGTTTCAGCAAACGGTGCTGCTGAGTGACGACCGGGTGCGGGTTGTGTATCTGGGCGCTGAAACCGAGTCCAAGTGGGACGGCTGGTCGTTCGACACATGGGTCGAAGCACGCAAGGGCGTTGGCATTCTGAGGGCCAGCAAGAAGGGTGATGCCAATCTTGCGCGGCCTGAAGCACGGCCTAACGCATGGTCGCTGCTGGCGGAAACGAACATCACGTCGCCAACCTATGAAACCTTTCGGCTTGATCTGCGCGGCACCGGGCAACATGCCCGCGACCCCTTGATGGCGGTGGAGGAGTTTTCGTTCGGCAACTATACGATTGTGCGTGGTTATGACCCTGGTGCCGCCTCGGGTGACTCGGCGATTGCCGGTGCGTTTGAGCTCAGCGGGCTTGGCTACCGTCCGTTCAACGATGGCACCCATGTAGAGTTTTTCGGCTTCTTTGATGTCGGCCAGTACTGGAACCGGGATGCCTTTGCGGTTGAACGGCGCACGCTGGCCTCATGGGGCGTAGGCACCCGCGTGGATATTGCCGAGTATGCGCGAGCCGAGTTCACCTATGCGCAACCACTCAGGGAGCCGCGTGGCCTGGGCGAGGGTGTGGAAGGCCCCCGTGTGCTGTTTTCGCTGACTGCAAACATCGGGCACCTGGCCAAAGACGCATATGGAGCGGCTGCTGGAGTGGCGGCTGGTTTTGTGCCCAACGGTCTGTTTTCCGGGGGCGACACACAATGA
- a CDS encoding TerB family tellurite resistance protein, with amino-acid sequence MNLAYQLDDPLYVRRENGQFRQGNTMIDALRKLLTNPTTTLPDENTVAIGLLMEVVRMDDDFDAAERAAIRGILTRRFGASEAEVADLMSLEASKPPTTYDDNQLFKQIHTSWSKDQKAGLIEILWEIALADGELHRFENHAILAIANQLGMGQADLDATKAAAKARLAD; translated from the coding sequence ATGAACCTCGCGTATCAGCTTGATGACCCCTTATATGTACGGCGCGAAAACGGCCAATTCCGGCAGGGGAACACCATGATTGATGCTTTGAGAAAACTGCTCACAAACCCGACGACGACACTGCCGGACGAAAACACGGTTGCGATCGGCCTGCTCATGGAGGTTGTCCGCATGGATGACGACTTCGACGCAGCCGAGCGCGCGGCCATCAGAGGCATCCTCACCCGGCGGTTTGGGGCCAGCGAAGCAGAAGTGGCAGACCTGATGTCCCTTGAAGCCTCAAAGCCACCGACAACCTATGATGACAACCAACTTTTCAAACAGATACACACCAGCTGGTCCAAAGATCAAAAAGCTGGCCTGATAGAAATCCTCTGGGAAATTGCATTGGCTGATGGCGAGCTTCATCGCTTTGAAAATCATGCGATTTTAGCGATTGCCAACCAGCTTGGCATGGGCCAGGCCGATCTGGATGCCACAAAGGCAGCCGCGAAGGCACGCCTCGCAGATTGA